Proteins from one Bacteroidia bacterium genomic window:
- a CDS encoding carboxypeptidase-like regulatory domain-containing protein, with product MKILKTFILFTSLLLYYSCNIKAQTSNIIQVKGMVVNIHFVPISYVHILIKNKKTGTISDENGKFDFFAEKGDTLQFSCVGFKKRIYTIPTITTSRIYYVVAVLKNDTTILQEVVILPWKNYKEFKKIFLISKVPDDDIVRAEKNLELMQLQMLLNDDDIPAAPGAAYNISMQQRSSQLYWKGQTQPMQIFNVIAWQQFFEYLKEGKFKRTKKKVK from the coding sequence ATGAAAATCTTAAAAACATTTATATTATTTACTTCATTATTGCTTTATTATTCATGCAATATTAAAGCTCAAACTTCTAATATAATTCAGGTTAAGGGAATGGTTGTTAATATACACTTTGTACCCATTTCTTATGTTCATATTTTAATTAAAAATAAAAAAACAGGAACAATAAGTGACGAAAATGGGAAATTTGATTTTTTCGCAGAAAAAGGAGATACTTTACAATTCTCATGTGTTGGCTTTAAAAAAAGAATTTATACAATACCAACTATAACAACATCGCGAATTTACTATGTGGTTGCTGTATTAAAAAACGATACTACAATTTTACAGGAAGTTGTAATACTACCCTGGAAAAATTATAAAGAATTTAAAAAGATATTTTTAATATCTAAAGTTCCAGATGATGATATTGTAAGAGCAGAAAAAAATCTGGAATTAATGCAACTTCAAATGTTATTAAATGATGATGATATTCCAGCAGCTCCCGGTGCTGCATACAATATATCGATGCAACAAAGATCAAGTCAATTGTATTGGAAAGGACAAACTCAACCGATGCAAATTTTTAATGTTATTGCATGGCAACAATTTTTCGAGTATTTAAAGGAAGGAAAATTTAAACGAACGAAAAAGAAAGTAAAATAG
- a CDS encoding YjbQ family protein yields the protein MIWQKEITLPKFSRGIHLITDIIIENIEAFPLSGLLNVFVKHTSAAIIINENADPSVRYDIDNFMKYLVPDEFNRFTHIFEGKDDMSAHIKSSVFGQSITIPIINGKLGLGIWQGIQFCEFRINGGNRRVVLTIYN from the coding sequence ATGATTTGGCAGAAGGAAATTACTTTACCTAAGTTTTCAAGAGGTATTCACCTAATTACTGATATAATTATAGAAAATATTGAAGCGTTTCCTTTGTCAGGTTTATTAAATGTTTTTGTTAAACATACTTCAGCTGCAATAATTATAAATGAAAATGCAGATCCTTCAGTTAGATATGATATTGATAATTTTATGAAATATCTGGTTCCTGATGAGTTTAATAGGTTTACTCATATTTTTGAAGGAAAAGATGATATGTCGGCTCATATAAAATCTTCGGTTTTTGGACAATCTATAACAATCCCAATAATAAATGGTAAACTAGGTTTGGGAATATGGCAGGGAATTCAGTTTTGTGAGTTTAGAATTAATGGAGGAAACAGGAGAGTTGTTTTAACAATTTACAATTAA